In the genome of Streptomyces sp. Q6, the window CCGACCCCGCCACCATCGACGCCGTGCTGCGCGAGAGCGGTGGCTTCAAGATGGGCGCCTTCGAGCTGACCGACCTGATCGGACAGGACGTCAACGAGGCCGTCACCCGCTCCGTGTGGGAGGGCTTCTTCCAGGACGTGCGGTTCCGGCCCTCCCTGGCCCAGCGCCGCCTCGTGGAGGCGGGCCGCCTCGGCCGCAAGACGGGCCAGGGCTGGTACACGTACGGCGACGGCGAGGACCGTCCCGAACCGCACACCGCGGCCCCGGCCGAACCGCCCGCCCACGTGACCGTCGAGGGCGACCTGGAGTCGGCCGGCGAGCTGATCGCGATGATGCGCGAGGCGGGCATCGCGGTGACCCAGGAGGACGAGGACAAGGGCACGCGCATCGTTCTGCCCAGCGGCGGCCAGCTCGTGCAGGCCGACGGCCAGACGTCCATCGAGTTCCGGGACGTCGTCTACTTCGACCTCGCGCTCGACTACCGCGCGGCGACCCGGATCGCCCTGGCGACCTGCCAGGACGGCAACCCACGCACCCTGAAGGAAGCCGTCGGCCTCTTCCAGGCGCTCGGCAAGAAGGTCAGCGTCATCGGTGACGTGCCCGGCATGATCGTGGCGCGCACGGTGGCCCGGATCATCGACCTCGCCCATGAGGCGCTCACCCGCGGAGTGGCCACCGAGGAGGACATCGACACCGCGATGCGGCTCGGCGTCAACTACCCGCTGGGGCCGCTCGAATGGGACCGCAAGCTCGGCAGGAGCTGGGCCTGCGGCGTGCTGGAGGAGCTGCACGAGCGGGATCCCTCGGGCCGGTACGCGCCCTCCCTCGCGCTCCTGCGCCACTCGTACACCCCCAAGAAGTGGGAGGGCTCCGCATGACCACCGCACGCCGCGACCCGGCCGCGCGCCGCGACACCTACACGCCCGACAGCCTGCTCGCGGTCGCGGTCACCGTCTTCAACGAACGCGGCTACGACGGCACCTCCATGGAGCACCTCTCCAAGGCGGCCGGCATCTCCAAGTCGTCGATCTACCACCATGTGACGGGCAAGGAGGAGCTGCTGCGCCGGGCCGTCAGCCGCGCGCTCGACGGCCTCTTCGGGATCCTCGACGAGGAACCCGCGCGCGTGGGACGCGCGATGGAGCGCCTGGAGTACGTCACGCGCCGCATGGTCGAGGTACTGACCGGCGAACTGCCCTACGTGACGCTTCTGTTGCGCGTACGCGGCAACACCGACACCGAGCGGTGGGCCATGGAGCGGCGCAGGGAGTTCGACCACCAGGTCGCCGCGCTCCTGAAGGCGGCCGCCGCCGACGGCGACGTACGGGGCGACATAGAAGTACGCCTCGCCACCCGTCTCGTCTTCGGAATGATCAACTCGATCGTCGAGTGGTACCGGCCGGGCAGCGGAAGCCTGACCGAACGCGAAGTGGCCGACGCGGTCGTCGAGTTGGTCTTCCAGGGGCTGCGCAAGGCCGGTTGAGCCGCACAAGGGCCGCCGCGGGCGTCACGCGTCCGGCTCCAGGTCCTCCTCCTCGAAGACCAGCAGGGTCCGGGTGCTGAGCACCTCGGGGATGGCCTGGAGCTTGGTGAGGACCAGTTCGCGCAGGGCGCGGTTGTCCCGTGTGTGGACCAGGATCAGGACGTCGAAGTCGCCGCTGACCAGCGCGATGTGCGAGGCCTCGGGCATCCGGCGCAACTGGTCGCGGACCGTCCGCCAGGAGTTCTGGACGATCTTCAAAGTGATGTAGGCGGAGGCGCCCTGACCTGCCCGTTCGTGGTTGATGCGGGCGCCGAACCCACGGATCACGCCGTCCTCGATGAGGCGGTTGATCCGGGCGTAGGCGTTCGCCCGTGACACATGGACGCGCTCGGCGACGGAGCGTATCGACGCCCGGCCGTCCCTCTGGAGCATCTGGAGGATGTCGCGGTCGATGGCGTCCAGCGGGCGCGCGGCGGGATCGGGTCCCTCGGGCCCCTCGGGAACATGCCCGCCGGAGCCGTCGGCCATTTGTTCAGATGCCATGTGCCCCCGCCTCCTTACCATGGACGTACTGCGTTCATCTCAGGCTGTGGAGAACCGTTTGTCCACAGCCTGGAGGTGCCTGTAGCCAAAATGTGCCGACGACCGAACAATCGGTAGGTGAGGCGGGTCACACCCGACGCGCCCTCGAAGCCGCTCCCACGAGGAGGTGTCGTCATGACGGTCATGGAGCAGCGGGACACCCGCCGCACCGGGGCACCGACCCCGCCGCCCGCCTGGCAGCCCCGCACGGACCCCGCGCCGCTGCTGCCCGACGCGGAGCCGTACCGGGTCCTGGGCACCGACGCAGCCGCGCAGACCGACCCGGAACTGCTGCGCCGGCTGTACGCGGAGGTGGTGCGCGGCCGCCGCTACAACGCGCAGGCGACCGCCCTGACCAAGCAGGGACGCCTCGCCGTCTACCCGTCGACGACCGGCCAGGAGGCCGGTGAGATCGCCGCCGCGCTCGCCCTGGAGGACCGCGACTGGCTCTTCCCCAGCTACCGCGACACCCTCGCCGCCGTCGCCCGCGGACTCGACCCCGTCCAGGCCCTGACCCTGCTGCGCGGCGACTGGCACACCGGGTACGACCCGCACGAGCACCGCATCGCGCCGCTGTGCACCCCCCTCGCGACGCAACTCCCGCACGCGGTGGGCCTCGCCCACGCCGCCCGCCTCAAGGGCGACGACGTGGTGGCGCTCGCCATGGTCGGCGACGGCGGCACCAGCGAGGGCGACTTCCACGAGGCGCTGAACTTCGCGGCCGTGTGGCAGGCACCGGTCGTCTTCCTCGTCCAGAACAACGGCTTCGCCATCTCCGTGCCGCTGGCCAAGCAGACCGCGGCCCCGTCCCTGGCCCACAAGGCCGTCGGATACGGGATGCCGGGCCGCCTGGTCGACGGGAACGACGCCGTGGCGATGCACGAGGTGCTCACCGAGGCCGTGACACGCGCGCGCGAGGGCGGCGGTCCGACGCTGATCGAGGCGATCACGTACCGGATGGACGCGCACACGAACGCCGACGACGCGACCCGCTACCGCACCGACGCCGAGGTCGAGGCGTGGCGCGACCACGACCCGATCCTGCTCCTGGAACGGGAGTTGACCCGGCGCGGCCTGATCGACGAGGCCGGCATCCAGGCGGTGCGCGACGACGCCGAGACGATGGCGGCCGACCTGCGCGCCCACATGAACCAGGACCCGGTCCTCGACCCGATGGACCTGTTCACCGACGTGTACGCCGAGCAGACCTCACAGCTGCGGGAGCAGGCGGCCCAGTTGCGGGCCGAACTCGACGCCGAGGCCGAGACGCCCGGCGCCGAAGGGAGCCCCGCATGACCACCGTCGCCGAGAAAGCGACCGCGGCCAAGCCCGCCACCATGGCGCAGGCCCTGGGGCGCGCCCTGCGCGACTCCATGGCCGCCGACCCGGCGGTGCACGTCATGGGCGAGGACGTGGGCACCCTGGGCGGCGTCTTCCGCGTCACCGACGGGCTCGCGAAGGAGTTCGGCGAGGACCGGTGCACGGACACGCCGCTCGCCGAGGCGGGCATCCTCGGCGCGGCCGTGGGCATGGCGATGTACGGGCTGCGGCCGGTCGTGGAGATGCAGTTCGACGCGTTCGCGTACCCCGCGTTCGAGCAGCTGATCTCGCACGTCGCGCGGATGCGCAACCGCACGCGCGGTGCCATGCCGCTGCCCATCACCGTGCGCGTGCCCTACGGGGGCGGCATCGGCGGCGTCGAGCACCACAGCGACTCGTCCGAGGCGTACTACATGGCGACGCCCGGCCTCACCGTCGTCACACCGGCCACCGTCGCGGACGCGTACGGGCTGCTGCGGCAGTCCATCGCCTCCGACGACCCCGTCGTCTTCCTGGAACCCAAGCGGCTCTACTGGGCGAAGGATTCCTGGAACCCCGAGCAGCCGGTGGACGTTGAGCCCATAGGTACGGCAGTGGTCCGCCGCCCTGGGACCAGTGCCACGCTGATCACGTACGGCCCGTCGCTGCCCGTCTGCCTGGAGGCGGCGGAGGCGGCCCGTGGTGAGGGCTGGGACCTCGAAGTGGTCGATCTGCGCTCGCTGGTGCCGTTCGACGACGCGACGGTCGCGGCCTCCGTGCGCCGCACCGGGCGCGCGGTCGTCGTGCACGAGTCCGGCGGCTTCGGCGGTCCGGGCGGGGAGATCGCCGCGCGGGTGACCGAGCGGTGCTTCCACCACCTTCAGGCACCGGTCCTGAGAGTGGCCGGATTCGACATTCCGTACCCGCCGCCGATGCTGGAGCGGCACCATCTCCCGGGGGTGGACCGGGTGTTGGACGCGGTCGCACGCCTTCAGTGGGACCAGTGAGGGGAGCGGGCTGATGGCGCAGGTTCTGGAGTTCAAGCTGCCCGACCTCGGGGAGGGGCTCACCGAGGCATCCATCGTGCAGTGGCTGGTGGCGGTCGGCGACGTGGTCGCCATCGACCAGCCCGTCGTCGAGGTGGAGACCGCCAAGGCACTGGTCGAGGTGCCGTGCCCGTACGGAGGGGTCGTCACGGCCCGGTACGGGGACGAGGGGTCCGAACTGCCGGTGGGGGCGCCGCTGCTGACGGTGGCCGTCGGGGCGGACGCGACATCGGGCACGGTCGGCACGTCCGGCACGACTGCCGCCGAGCCGCCCCTGAGCGACCGGAAGAACGGTGCTCAGAAGGCCGAAGGGTCGGGGAACGTGTTGGTGGGCTACGGCACCGCCGCCGCGCCCGCGCGGCGCAGGCGGGTACGGCCCGCCTCCGGGCTGTCGGCACCGGCGCCCGCGCGCCCGGCCGCACCCCGGGCGGCCGTGGCGGCGCCCGCGCCGGTCGCGCCCGTCGCGCCGGTGCGTCCCGCGGGCCCCGTCCCCGTGATCTCCCCGCTGGTCCGCAAGCTCGCCCGCGACCACGGCCTCGACCTGCGCGAAGTGGCCGGTTCCGGGCCCGACGGGCTCATCCTGCGCGCGGACGTGGAGCGCGCCGCCACGGCCCGCACGGACACCCCGGCAGCGCCCGAGCCCGTTGCTGAACCCGTCGCCGAACCCGCCCCGCAGGGGCATCGCACGCCTCTGCGCGGCATCCGCGGCGCCGTCGCCGACAAGCTCTCGCGCAGCCGGCGCGAGATACCCGACGCGACCTGCTGGGTGGACGCCGACGCCACGGAGCTCCTCGCCGCGCGTGCGGCGATGAACGCCGCGACCGGCGCCTCCGCCGGCCCGAAGATCTCCGTCCTGGCGCTGCTCGCCCGCATCTGCACGGCGGCCCTGGCCCGCTACCCGGAGCTGAACGCGACGGTCGACCTGGAGCGCCGCGAGATCGTCCGCCTCGACGAGGTGCACCTCGGGTTCGCCGCGCAGACCGAGCGCGGGCTGGTCGTCCCCGTCGTACGGGACGCCCACCGGCGCGGCACCGAGGCGCTGAGCGGCGAGTTCGCCCGGCTCACCGACGCGGCGCGCACCGGGAAGCTGACGCCGGGGGACCTCACGGGCGGCACCTTCACCCTGAACAACTACGGGGTGTTCGGGGTCGACGGGTCCACGCCGATCATCAACCACCCCGAGGCGGCCATGCTCGGCGTCGGCCGCATCGCGGCCAAGCCGTGGGTGCACGAAGGGGAGTTGGCGGTCCGTCAGGTCGTCCAGCTCTCGCTCACCTTCGACCACCGGGTGTGCGACGGCAGCACGGCGGGCGGATTCCTGCGGTACGTGGCGGATTGCGTGGAGCAACCGGCGGTGCTGCTGCGCTCGTTGTGACCACATCGTGGGCCACCCCGTCCCAGGGGTGGCATTGATCGCCCGTACGTCCATACTCGGGGGATGAACGCGTACGAGGCCATCGTCCTCGCCGGGGGCGCCGCGCGGCGCCTCGGTGGCGCGGACAAGCCCGGGGTGCGGGTCGGGGCCGCGCGCTGCTCGACCGGGTGCTCGCGGCCTGCGCCGACGCCCGCGCCACGGTCGTGGTCGCCGCGCCCCGGCCGACCGTGCGCCCCGTCCTCTGGGCGCGTGAGGAACCGGCCGGTGGCGGCCCGCTCGCCGCGCTCGACGCGGGGGTGCGGGCGCTGGGCGGCGGGGCGGAGAGCGTCGTCGTGCTCTCCGCCGACCTGCCGTTCCTGGAGGCGCGCACCGTACGGGTGTTGCTCGACGCGCTGGCGGGGCCGGCCGCGCCGGACGCGAGCGACGGCGCCGCGCTCGGTGAGGGCGTCGCCCTGCCCGCGTCGGATGGCGTTCAGCATTCCGACGGCACCCTGCCCCGGCGCTCCGGCGGCGTTCCGCGCCCCGATGGCGTTCAGCCCCCCGACGGTGTCCTGTTCACCGATGGTGACGGGCGCGATCAGCCGCTGGTCGCCGTCTATCGGGCCGCCGCGCTGCGCCAGGTGCTCGCCGATCTCGACGCCGAGCACGGCTCGCTCGCCGGGCTGCCGCTACGGCTGCTCATCCGGAACCTGAGACTCACCCGCATCACCGATCCCGTCGCGTCGTTCGACTGCGACACCTGGGACGACATCGCCGCCGCCCGGTCACGCATCAGGGAGCATGGGCACGTGTTGGATGAATGGATCTCCGCAGCCAAGGACGAACTGGGCCTCGACCTGGACGTCGACACCGGCGTCCTGCTCGACCTCGCCCGGGACGCCGCACACGGGGTCGCGCGCCCCGCGGCCCCGCTGACGACGTTCCTCGTCGGATACGCGGCGGCGCAGGCCGGGGCGGCCCCGAAGCCGTCGCGGCCGCCGCGGCGAAGGCGGCCGCGCTCGCCGACCGCTGGGCGCGCGAGGCCGAAGCCGAGGCCAAGGCCGACGCCGAAGCCGACGCCGAAGCCGACGCCGACGTCAGGACCGGGCCCGGTACGACCGCCGCGCCGGGCGATTCCGCGCCGGACGCGGGATGACCGCGCCGAGCGGGCGGGCGGCGCAGGCCACCACGACGGACGGCGCCATCAACACCGGCATCGATACCGGAACCCGTACCGGTATCGACACGGGTATCCGTACCAGTACCGACACCGACACCGACACCGGCTCAGGTACCGACAGCGGTACCGACACCGGCACAGGCTCAGGTACCGACAGCGGTACCGACACCGGCACAGGCTCAGGTACCGACACCGGTATCGACGGCGTCATGGACGTGGACGAAGCCCTCGCCCTGGCCAACGACCACCGGGGCACGGCACCGACCAACCCCCCGGCCGGTCACCGGTCGAGCCACCGGTCCGGTCACCAGGCCAGCCATCATCCGGGGCATCAGCCGGGGCATCAGCCAGGACACCAGCCGGGGCATCAGCCCGGCCCTCCGTCCGGCACCGACGTCCCCGCACCCGGCCGTGAACAGCCCGCCCAGAGCCGGGAGTCGGCCGCCGGGGGCGGCCCGAGCAGCGCCACCGTGCGACGGACTGGCCCGCCGCCCGCCGTACGGCCGCGCGGGCGGGACGGCGCGCTGCCGAGCACCGCACCCGTACGGCTCAGCCCCCGACCCTCGCGGAGCGACCCGTGTCGCCCTCGACCAGGCCCTCGGGCTCGTCCTCGCCGCGCCGCTGACCGCCCTCACCGACCTGCCCTCCTTCGACACGTCCGCGATGGACGGCTGGATCGTCGCGGGTCCGGGCCCCTGGGACGTCCGGGACGAGGGGATCCTCGCCGGACACGCGCCGCCCCCGCCGCTGGCCGACGGGGAGGCCGCCGCGATCGCCACCGGCGCCCGTATCCCCCCGGAGACCACGGCCGTCATCCGCAGCGAGCACGGGCGTACCGACGCCAAGGGCCGGTTGCACCCGCTGCGCGACGTCGTGCACGGGCAGGACATCCGGCCGCGCGGCCAGGAGTGCCGCAGCGGTGACCTGCTGCTGCCCACCGGCGCCCTGGTCACCCCCGCCGTCCTCGGTCTCGCGGCGGCGGCCGGCTACGACGAGCTGGTCGTCGTCCCCCGCCCCCGGGTCGACATCCTCGTCCTGGGCGACGAGTTGCTGACCTCGGGCCTCCCCCGGGACGGCCTCATCCGGGACGCGCTCGGCCCGATGCTGCCGCACTGGCTGCGCGCGCTCGGCGTCGAGGTCAGCGCCGTCCGCCGGCTCGGCGACGACGCGAAGGCCCTGCTCGCGGCGGTCCGTGAGTCGACGGCCGACCTCGTCGTGACGACCGGCGGCACCGCGTCCGGGCCCGTCGACCACGTCCACCCCACGCTGCGCGCCCTCGACGCCGAACTCCTCGTGAACGGCGTCGCGGTCCGGCCCGGCCACCCCATGCTGCTCGCCCGCCTCCACGACGGGCAGTACCTCGTCGGCCTTCCCGGCAACCCGCTCGCCGCGGTCTCCGGCCTGCTCACCCTCGCCGAACCGCTGCTGCGCGCCTTGGCGGGCCGTGCCGGAGCGGCGCCCGACGCCCCGTACACCGCGCCTCTCCACACCCCCGTCCACGGGCACCCGTACGACACCCGGCTCGTTCCCGTCGTCCTGCGGCACGACACCGGAAGCGGGCACGAGTGGGCGGTTCCGCTGCACTACAACGGGCCCGCCATGCTGCGCGGCATCGCCGCCGCCGACGCCCTCGCGGTGGTTCCGCCCGGCGGCGCCGAGGACGGCCAGGAGGTGGAGATCCTGGATCTGCCGTGGTCCTGGAGCGCGACGGACACGGCGGGCCCCGGCTTCGACGCTCCGGGAAACGAAGGGTGTTTCACGTGAAACTGGCCGGCCATGACGCCATGGCACGCCAAGCGGACGAGCGGACCGCGACCTACCGGGTGAAGCTGCCCCGGCGGGTGGTGGAGCGTCCGCTGCTCCAGGTCGCCCGGCGGGTCGTGATGGCCCTGGCCGTGCTGGTCCTCACCGCGCTCCTCGTGTGGGTCGACCGCGGGGGCTACAACGACAACTCCGACGGAAGCGTCGACCTGCTCGACGCGTTCTACTACGCGACCGTCACCCTCTCCACCACCGGATACGGCGACATCACCCCCGTCAGCGACGGGGCCCGCCTGACCAATATCTTCGTCATCACTCCGCTGCGTGTGCTCTTCCTGATCATCCTGGTCGGCACCACGCTCGAAGTCCTCACCGAACGGACCCGGGAGGAATGGCGCCTGAACCGCTGGAGGTCCACCTTGCGTGACCACGTCGTCGTCGTCGGCTTCGGAACCAAGGGCCGCAGCGCCGTGGAGACCGTGCGCACGACCGGCCTGAAGCCGGAGCAGATCGTGGTCGTCGACCCCAGTGCCAAGGTCATCGACGCCGCCAACGCCCTGGGATACGCGGGAGTCCTGGGCGACGCGACCCGCAGCGACGTCCTGCTCCGCGCCGAGGTGCAGAAGGCCCGGAAGATCATCATCGCGACGCAGCGCGACGACACCGCCGTCCTGGTGACGCTCACCGCACGGCAGCTGAACCGCGGCGCGAAGATCGTCGCCTGTGTGCGCGAGGAGGAGAACGCGCCGCTGCTGCGCCAGTCCGGCGCCGACGCCGTCATCACCAGCGCCAGCGCGGCGGGCCGCCTGCTCGGCCTGTCCGTGCTCAGCCCGCACGCGGGCATGGTCATGGAGGACCTCATCCAGCAGGGCAGCGGCCTCGATCTGGTGGAGCGCCCGGTGATAAAGGCCGAGGTGGGCCTGAAGCCGAAGGAGACGGACGACCTCGTCGTCAGCGTCGTACGAGGGCATCGCGTGCTCGGGTACGACGACTCGGCCGTCGGGGTGCTGCAACTGACGGACCGGCTGATCACGATCGTGCGGGTCACGCCCACGCGACGGGTGGCCCCCGACGCGAAGCCGCTGCCCCAGGACTGACCGGGCCTCCGTGAAGCCCCCGGAGTAGCCTCGCGAGCATGTATGCGATCACGATTCCGGAACCCGGTGGCCCCGAGGCGCTCGTCTGGACGGAGGTCCCCGATCCCGTACCCGGCGAGGGCGAAGTCCTGGTCGAGGTGGTGTCCAGCGCCGTCAACCGCGCCGATCTGCTCCAGCGGCAGGGCTTCTACAGCCCGCCGCCCGGCTCGTCCCCGTATCCGGGCCTGGAGTGCGCGGGCCGGATCGTCGAGATCGGCTCCGGGGTCTCCGGCTGGTCCGTCGGTGACGAGGTGTGCGCGCTGCTCGTGGGCGGCGGTTACGCCGAGAAGGTCGCCGTGCCCGCCGGGCAGCTGCTGCCCGTGCCGAAGGGCGTCGACCTGGCCACGGCGGCCGCGCTGCCCGAGGTGACGTGCACCGTCTGGTCCAACGTCTTCATGATCGCCCACCTGCGGCCGACCGAGGTCTTCCTCGTGCACGGTGGCTCCAGCGGCATCGGCACGATGGCGATCCAGCTCGCGAAGGCGGTCGGCGCGACGGTCGCGGTCACCGCGGGCACCCAGGAGAAGCTCGACTTCTGCGCGAGCCTCGGCGCGGACATCCTGATCAACTACCGCGAGCAGGACTTCGTCGAGGAGATCAAGGCCGCGACGGACGGCGCGGGCGCCGACGTCATCCTCGACAACATGGGCGCCAAGTACCTCAACCGCAACGTCGACGCCCTCGCCGTCAACGGCCGCCTGGCCATCATCGGCATGCAGGGCGGCGTCAAGGGCGAGCTCAACATCGGTACGTTGCTCGGCAAGCGCGGCGCCATCACCGCCACCACGCTGCGGGCCCGCCCGCTCGCCGAGAAGACCGCGGTCGTCGCGGCGGTGCGCGAGCACGTCTGGCCGCTGGTCGAGGCGGGTCATGTTCGGCCGATCGTGGACCGCGCGCTCCCGATGGACGACGCCGCGCAGGGCCACCGCGTCCTGGAGGAGTCGGGCCACATCGGCAAGGTGCTGCTCACGCGCTCCTGAGCGGTCTCCGGCGCCGGGCCGGAAGACGCCGGGCCGGAAGCCGCCAGGCCAGAAGACGCCGGGCCGCAAGGCGCCGGGCCCAAGGCGCCAAGCCAGAAGGTGCCAGGCTCCAAGAGGAGCCAGAAGGTGCAGGCTCCAAGAGGAGCCAAGAGGGTCTAAGAGGAGCCAGGAGGGTCCAAAAGGACCAAGAGGGGTCAGGAAAGACCCGGCGGGCTCAGCGTCGCAGCCGCAGCGCCAGGAAGCCGAGGCCGAGCCCCGTCAGGAGCAGCCCCGCCCCCAGTGGCAGGACGTCCACGAACCGTCCGCCGTCCGGCAGCACCGTCTGCCGGGCGGCGTTCGGCTGCTCGGCGCGGGG includes:
- a CDS encoding 3-hydroxyacyl-CoA dehydrogenase, which translates into the protein MTATDRLVGVVGTGTMGQGIAQVALVAGHPVRLYDAVPGRAESAAAAIAARLDRLVEKGRMGAEERTAAAARLTAAGTLGELADASLVVEAVLEQLDAKQKLFRDLEDIVADDCLLATNTSSLSVTAIGGALRRPERFVGLHFFNPAPLMPLVEVVSGSATDVTAATRAYETARAWGKTPVACADTPGFLVNRIARPFYAEAFAVHEDQGADPATIDAVLRESGGFKMGAFELTDLIGQDVNEAVTRSVWEGFFQDVRFRPSLAQRRLVEAGRLGRKTGQGWYTYGDGEDRPEPHTAAPAEPPAHVTVEGDLESAGELIAMMREAGIAVTQEDEDKGTRIVLPSGGQLVQADGQTSIEFRDVVYFDLALDYRAATRIALATCQDGNPRTLKEAVGLFQALGKKVSVIGDVPGMIVARTVARIIDLAHEALTRGVATEEDIDTAMRLGVNYPLGPLEWDRKLGRSWACGVLEELHERDPSGRYAPSLALLRHSYTPKKWEGSA
- a CDS encoding TetR/AcrR family transcriptional regulator translates to MTTARRDPAARRDTYTPDSLLAVAVTVFNERGYDGTSMEHLSKAAGISKSSIYHHVTGKEELLRRAVSRALDGLFGILDEEPARVGRAMERLEYVTRRMVEVLTGELPYVTLLLRVRGNTDTERWAMERRREFDHQVAALLKAAAADGDVRGDIEVRLATRLVFGMINSIVEWYRPGSGSLTEREVADAVVELVFQGLRKAG
- a CDS encoding Lrp/AsnC family transcriptional regulator, with protein sequence MASEQMADGSGGHVPEGPEGPDPAARPLDAIDRDILQMLQRDGRASIRSVAERVHVSRANAYARINRLIEDGVIRGFGARINHERAGQGASAYITLKIVQNSWRTVRDQLRRMPEASHIALVSGDFDVLILVHTRDNRALRELVLTKLQAIPEVLSTRTLLVFEEEDLEPDA
- a CDS encoding alpha-ketoacid dehydrogenase subunit beta, which codes for MTTVAEKATAAKPATMAQALGRALRDSMAADPAVHVMGEDVGTLGGVFRVTDGLAKEFGEDRCTDTPLAEAGILGAAVGMAMYGLRPVVEMQFDAFAYPAFEQLISHVARMRNRTRGAMPLPITVRVPYGGGIGGVEHHSDSSEAYYMATPGLTVVTPATVADAYGLLRQSIASDDPVVFLEPKRLYWAKDSWNPEQPVDVEPIGTAVVRRPGTSATLITYGPSLPVCLEAAEAARGEGWDLEVVDLRSLVPFDDATVAASVRRTGRAVVVHESGGFGGPGGEIAARVTERCFHHLQAPVLRVAGFDIPYPPPMLERHHLPGVDRVLDAVARLQWDQ
- the pdhA gene encoding pyruvate dehydrogenase (acetyl-transferring) E1 component subunit alpha, which codes for MTVMEQRDTRRTGAPTPPPAWQPRTDPAPLLPDAEPYRVLGTDAAAQTDPELLRRLYAEVVRGRRYNAQATALTKQGRLAVYPSTTGQEAGEIAAALALEDRDWLFPSYRDTLAAVARGLDPVQALTLLRGDWHTGYDPHEHRIAPLCTPLATQLPHAVGLAHAARLKGDDVVALAMVGDGGTSEGDFHEALNFAAVWQAPVVFLVQNNGFAISVPLAKQTAAPSLAHKAVGYGMPGRLVDGNDAVAMHEVLTEAVTRAREGGGPTLIEAITYRMDAHTNADDATRYRTDAEVEAWRDHDPILLLERELTRRGLIDEAGIQAVRDDAETMAADLRAHMNQDPVLDPMDLFTDVYAEQTSQLREQAAQLRAELDAEAETPGAEGSPA
- a CDS encoding dihydrolipoamide acetyltransferase family protein, producing the protein MAQVLEFKLPDLGEGLTEASIVQWLVAVGDVVAIDQPVVEVETAKALVEVPCPYGGVVTARYGDEGSELPVGAPLLTVAVGADATSGTVGTSGTTAAEPPLSDRKNGAQKAEGSGNVLVGYGTAAAPARRRRVRPASGLSAPAPARPAAPRAAVAAPAPVAPVAPVRPAGPVPVISPLVRKLARDHGLDLREVAGSGPDGLILRADVERAATARTDTPAAPEPVAEPVAEPAPQGHRTPLRGIRGAVADKLSRSRREIPDATCWVDADATELLAARAAMNAATGASAGPKISVLALLARICTAALARYPELNATVDLERREIVRLDEVHLGFAAQTERGLVVPVVRDAHRRGTEALSGEFARLTDAARTGKLTPGDLTGGTFTLNNYGVFGVDGSTPIINHPEAAMLGVGRIAAKPWVHEGELAVRQVVQLSLTFDHRVCDGSTAGGFLRYVADCVEQPAVLLRSL
- a CDS encoding potassium channel family protein, translating into MKLAGHDAMARQADERTATYRVKLPRRVVERPLLQVARRVVMALAVLVLTALLVWVDRGGYNDNSDGSVDLLDAFYYATVTLSTTGYGDITPVSDGARLTNIFVITPLRVLFLIILVGTTLEVLTERTREEWRLNRWRSTLRDHVVVVGFGTKGRSAVETVRTTGLKPEQIVVVDPSAKVIDAANALGYAGVLGDATRSDVLLRAEVQKARKIIIATQRDDTAVLVTLTARQLNRGAKIVACVREEENAPLLRQSGADAVITSASAAGRLLGLSVLSPHAGMVMEDLIQQGSGLDLVERPVIKAEVGLKPKETDDLVVSVVRGHRVLGYDDSAVGVLQLTDRLITIVRVTPTRRVAPDAKPLPQD
- a CDS encoding NAD(P)H-quinone oxidoreductase, encoding MYAITIPEPGGPEALVWTEVPDPVPGEGEVLVEVVSSAVNRADLLQRQGFYSPPPGSSPYPGLECAGRIVEIGSGVSGWSVGDEVCALLVGGGYAEKVAVPAGQLLPVPKGVDLATAAALPEVTCTVWSNVFMIAHLRPTEVFLVHGGSSGIGTMAIQLAKAVGATVAVTAGTQEKLDFCASLGADILINYREQDFVEEIKAATDGAGADVILDNMGAKYLNRNVDALAVNGRLAIIGMQGGVKGELNIGTLLGKRGAITATTLRARPLAEKTAVVAAVREHVWPLVEAGHVRPIVDRALPMDDAAQGHRVLEESGHIGKVLLTRS